The segment TGAGGGACTCCATCCTCGCGAATGCGCCGTATTCATTCCCGATGAGGGCCGCATTCCCCCCCAAGACGCCGGTGTGCTTCGCCGGGATGTTCACGGGAGCCGGGCCGGGGGTGCACGGCATACGCAGATACGAGAAGCCGGTGCTCGCGTGCGACACCCTGTTCTACGCCGTGATCCGCGGCGGAGGAAGAGCAGCCATCGTCGCGGTGGAGGATTCGAGCATCGACATGATCTTCAGGGGGAGGGACGTAGACTATCGCCCGGAGCCCGACGACGGATCGGTGCTCGACTCGGCTCTCGAGCTGATACGCCGTGACGGGCACGACCTGGTCGTCGTGTATCAGCAGGACTACGACGACCTGCTGCACCGCGCCGACCCGTTCGGCCCGGAGGCCCTGCCGGCTCTCGAGGGCCATGTGCGGGCCTTCGGACTGCTTTCGGAGGCGGTGCGGGAACACTGGGCCGGGCACCCGCGGGTCTCGGTGTTCGCTCCCGACCACGGAGCGCACCTCGATGCCGGGTCGGGCAGGGGCGACCACGGGCTCGACATCCCCGACGACATGGAGGTCGAGCACTTCTGGG is part of the Candidatus Fermentibacter sp. genome and harbors:
- a CDS encoding alkaline phosphatase family protein, whose amino-acid sequence is MGFGAPRDSECPASEEILTAAGPSLRGRVRRALVYAPDAIGRVQTRRFPGLRDSILANAPYSFPMRAAFPPKTPVCFAGMFTGAGPGVHGIRRYEKPVLACDTLFYAVIRGGGRAAIVAVEDSSIDMIFRGRDVDYRPEPDDGSVLDSALELIRRDGHDLVVVYQQDYDDLLHRADPFGPEALPALEGHVRAFGLLSEAVREHWAGHPRVSVFAPDHGAHLDAGSGRGDHGLDIPDDMEVEHFWDLDPAAALRAAT